Proteins encoded in a region of the Macrobrachium nipponense isolate FS-2020 chromosome 39, ASM1510439v2, whole genome shotgun sequence genome:
- the LOC135210052 gene encoding uncharacterized protein LOC135210052 → MGGPNGGAGEMERPGRPPGMGGHDARYLKQNWALSMGGPNGRFGRAKRPGKAPGMGGQSARNLEQSQDEEEAVPRMVEEYQMARNLEESQVVEEVAARDRRKVTERVWQHLASVPCMDHEHTEPVIVPQTVATWEPNTEYVPAKEAYLTTGGDYGRFPRGAEFLGRPCVSHSLNTRFTHHLAASGMYRNHSLNT, encoded by the exons ATGGGCGGGCCCAACGGAGGGGCGGGCGAGATGGAACGTCCAGGAAGGCCTCCGGGGATGGGCGGCCACGACGCCCGATACCTGAAGCAAA ACTGGGCGCTGTCGATGGGCGGGCCCAACGGAAGGTTCGGAAGGGCAAAACGCCCTGGAAAGGCTCCGGGAATGGGCGGACAATCCGCCCGTAACCTGGAGCAGAGTCAGGACGAAGAGGAAGCAGTCCCTAGGATGGTGGAGGAATACCAAATGGCAAGGAACCTGGAGGAGAGTCAGGTCGTGGAAGAAGTGGCTGCCAGAGACAGGAGGAAGGTGACGGAGCGCGTCTGGCAGCACCTGGCCAGCGTGCCGTGCATGGATCACGAACACACCGAGCCCGTTATCGTACCGCAGACGGTTGCGACGTGGGAGCCGAACACAG AATACGTCCCAGCCAAGGAAGCCTACCTCACCACCGGCGGCGACTACGGCAGGTTCCCGAGGGGCGCCGAGTTCCTGGGCAGGCCCTGCGTCAGTCACTCCCTGAACACTCGCTTCACTCACCATCTGGCTGCGTCAGGCATGTATAGGAATCATTCACTAAACACGTAA